CATGCTGATTGTACCTCACAATCAGGCACAGGCGGTAAAAAATATTAGTTTCCCCTATTGGTGGTTAAAATTGGGGAGTATCCTGGGTATTATTGTTTTAATTTTGGTTAGTACCCTTATTCTTAATTATTTTTCTTTAACTTATTTGGCGGTGGAGAATAAGGAACTGCGGGAAATTAATACTCAGCAGAGTAAAGAAATAAAGGATTTGAAAAATAGAACTGGAGAAATGCGGCATAAATTAGAAGGTTTAATGGAAATAGACCGTGAGGTTAGAGCTAAGGTAGGTTTAAGCGAAGAGGTGGTTCCTAATGTACAGGCTTCACGGGGTGAAGCTGGTTATTTAACAGATAACTTTTTTTGGGAAGAACGGGTGAAACATTTTGCCGGACAGGATGATCAAGAAGAATTAGAGGATTTAAAAGCAGAACTGGTTAAAATAGATTGGCAGTTAACTTCACAAATGCGGCATATGGAACGTTTGAAATCTGAAGTGGAGACCCGTGTAAATAGACCAGCTCAATGGCCTTTGCGGGGCTACATTACTTCACCATTTGGGATGCGTAAAGATCCTTTTGATGCTAGTCGTGAGGAATTCCATAATGGTTTAGACATTGCCGGCCCTTATGGGGCACCAATACGGGCTGCTGGAAATGGTGTGGTAACTTTTGCCGGTGAAAAAGGCAATTGGGGACAGATGGTTTTAATTGCCCATGGTTTAGGGTATGTGAGTCTTTATGCCCATAATTCTTCTTTACTAGTAGAAAAAAATGAGCAAATAGTTAGCGGGCAAATTATTGCTCGTTTAGGTGATACTGGCCGCTGTACAGGTCCGCATCTTCACTTTGGAATAGCTAAAAATGGGGAATGGATTGACCCCTTAGAAATATTAGAGTAAGGAGTGAAGTTAAAAAAGAAAATGTTTAAGAGAAAAAGAGAAAAAACAGATAACTCATTGGGAAAAATGAATACAATTATTGGTAAGGGTACAGTTTGTGAAGGTATTATTAATACTGCTGGTTCACTGCGGCTTGATGGTGATTTTAAAGGTGAAATTAAGGTTGAAGGTGATTTAATTGTGGGGGAGAATGCTGCTGTTGATGCCGTAATAGAGGCTAATAA
The nucleotide sequence above comes from Clostridia bacterium. Encoded proteins:
- a CDS encoding peptidoglycan DD-metalloendopeptidase family protein, which encodes MVFWENLKNKLCVKWFTFGKSRRDRKRKKFTMLIVPHNQAQAVKNISFPYWWLKLGSILGIIVLILVSTLILNYFSLTYLAVENKELREINTQQSKEIKDLKNRTGEMRHKLEGLMEIDREVRAKVGLSEEVVPNVQASRGEAGYLTDNFFWEERVKHFAGQDDQEELEDLKAELVKIDWQLTSQMRHMERLKSEVETRVNRPAQWPLRGYITSPFGMRKDPFDASREEFHNGLDIAGPYGAPIRAAGNGVVTFAGEKGNWGQMVLIAHGLGYVSLYAHNSSLLVEKNEQIVSGQIIARLGDTGRCTGPHLHFGIAKNGEWIDPLEILE
- a CDS encoding cell shape determination protein CcmA gives rise to the protein MKLKKKMFKRKREKTDNSLGKMNTIIGKGTVCEGIINTAGSLRLDGDFKGEIKVEGDLIVGENAAVDAVIEAN